A genome region from Deltaproteobacteria bacterium includes the following:
- a CDS encoding flavodoxin family protein, with protein MQPQIIGISGSPIKNSNTDRLVQAVLEASGLSTEFVKLSKINVRPCIACLGCKEDNVCKVKDDYPELAEKVLRAGALVVGGYTPYGAADAFTKAFLERLFSLRHRNGLNRGKVAVVVTTGIGRGAPGLDEASSQIAHALKLEGMDVLGQLKVTGNPECMVCGFGETCTMSALPWIFGQDTKVTPDKFSKVEDQTETWDQAKALGREMARRLGEQIRM; from the coding sequence ATGCAACCTCAGATCATTGGCATTTCAGGGAGTCCGATCAAGAACAGCAACACGGACCGACTGGTTCAAGCCGTCTTGGAAGCAAGTGGATTATCCACGGAATTTGTCAAACTCAGCAAAATCAATGTGCGTCCCTGCATCGCCTGCCTCGGCTGTAAGGAGGATAACGTCTGCAAAGTGAAGGATGATTATCCCGAACTTGCGGAAAAGGTCCTAAGGGCCGGAGCGTTGGTAGTGGGAGGGTACACTCCCTATGGCGCGGCTGACGCGTTTACGAAAGCGTTTCTCGAAAGGCTGTTTTCACTTCGACACCGGAACGGTCTCAATCGGGGCAAAGTCGCCGTGGTGGTCACAACGGGCATCGGACGCGGAGCGCCCGGCCTCGACGAAGCGAGCAGCCAGATCGCTCACGCTTTGAAACTGGAAGGCATGGATGTGCTCGGTCAATTGAAAGTCACCGGCAACCCGGAGTGCATGGTTTGCGGCTTTGGCGAGACATGCACCATGAGTGCGCTGCCCTGGATTTTCGGACAGGATACCAAGGTGACGCCGGATAAATTCAGCAAGGTGGAAGACCAAACGGAAACCTGGGACCAGGCCAAGGCATTAGGCCGGGAAATGGCCCGCCGTTTGGGCGAACAGATACGCATGTAG